In one window of Pseudodesulfovibrio sp. JC047 DNA:
- a CDS encoding TolC family outer membrane protein: MKKLVLATLFFSLVLSVPAMAQTDTGMTVKDSVVAAVKQHPKIKAMLFNRDAVSKAQLSALGRFFPSLNLTGEAGWQEYSSALTRSTNVDRHTRTPTDVTVSVSQPIFDGFDRWSDYKREGARLTSAEGRLVDNVETVALDAVRAHVDVVRIRRLVNLAGENITAHQQLLDSITERVEGGAGNKADEMQAKGRVARAETTLVTYIGQLRAAEADYARTVGVTPKVLDDPEYNPEYIPATAEQILDITLENNPKIAVYKAEIEVAERTKGVLESSMYPEIDVYYAHRNTDDLDGSDSWVQDDKAMLRANWNLFNGMSDYNDVRTASARVREAKSTLQDTTDDLIRQVAAAWAEYESSIGQIEKYQEALQYSLESLDMYLMQFNVGQRSLLDVLDATNEVFSNKVQLETSTSNRNFTLYKFLALEGQLMKTLEVASNTYDELPAEQ, from the coding sequence ATGAAAAAACTTGTTCTCGCAACACTTTTCTTTTCCCTTGTTTTGTCTGTTCCAGCAATGGCTCAGACGGACACGGGCATGACGGTGAAAGACAGTGTCGTTGCCGCTGTCAAACAACACCCGAAAATCAAGGCCATGCTGTTTAACAGGGACGCCGTATCCAAGGCACAACTGTCCGCATTGGGCCGTTTCTTTCCGTCTCTCAACCTCACAGGTGAAGCCGGTTGGCAGGAGTACAGCAGTGCCCTCACTCGTTCCACCAACGTGGACAGACACACCCGGACACCCACCGATGTCACAGTCTCTGTCTCGCAACCGATTTTCGACGGCTTTGACCGTTGGAGCGATTACAAACGGGAAGGTGCCCGCCTGACATCCGCTGAAGGCCGCTTGGTGGACAATGTCGAAACCGTGGCACTGGATGCCGTCCGCGCCCATGTGGACGTGGTTCGCATCCGTCGACTCGTGAATCTGGCCGGTGAAAACATCACCGCGCACCAGCAGTTGCTCGATTCCATTACCGAACGCGTTGAAGGTGGAGCCGGTAACAAGGCTGACGAAATGCAGGCAAAGGGCCGTGTCGCCCGTGCCGAGACCACACTGGTCACGTACATCGGCCAGCTTCGGGCAGCCGAAGCCGACTACGCCCGCACCGTTGGTGTGACGCCAAAAGTCCTTGATGATCCCGAATACAATCCCGAATACATCCCGGCTACCGCTGAGCAAATTCTGGATATCACCTTGGAAAACAACCCCAAGATCGCCGTGTACAAAGCCGAGATCGAAGTGGCTGAGCGCACCAAGGGTGTTCTTGAATCCTCCATGTATCCGGAAATCGACGTGTATTACGCCCATCGCAACACCGATGATCTGGACGGATCCGATTCCTGGGTGCAGGATGACAAAGCCATGCTGCGCGCCAACTGGAACCTGTTCAACGGAATGAGTGATTACAACGATGTCAGGACAGCGAGTGCCCGTGTTCGCGAAGCCAAATCGACTTTGCAGGACACCACGGACGATCTGATCCGTCAGGTAGCCGCAGCTTGGGCCGAATACGAATCAAGCATCGGTCAGATTGAAAAATATCAGGAAGCACTCCAATACAGCCTGGAATCCCTGGATATGTATCTGATGCAGTTCAACGTCGGTCAGCGTTCCCTGCTGGATGTGCTGGATGCAACCAACGAAGTTTTCAGCAACAAGGTCCAGCTGGAAACGTCCACCAGCAATCGCAATTTCACCTTGTACAAATTCCTGGCTCTTGAAGGCCAGCTCATGAAGACCCTGGAAGTCGCCTCAAACACCTACGACGAACTTCCTGCTGAACAATAA
- a CDS encoding HD domain-containing phosphohydrolase, producing MAEHTTQTASEVPKSIGGAKQGVKIGVVLSFVLVISLGILLLANRAVTGKEVGVLDNLQKRFDILTHVRSEVISSFLDNLSHHGDRLIKSDLFRLYASEIDEFDGDLSSLFGTIYAEDEVDESGVVLAEQLPMMENMLREFSTYAGFINARILSRSGEAYIATDGYLPPMKDSQITDAQAAIETNRPRFSPLRKTVQGIVMDVYVPIYPPDAVGGTDEVSPEGAVGVLMMTRLVSGKITEMLSNSALDTKGQKIRLVQKDGDIYREATPWNVEGFKEVPKGITLDADGNLPFGIRPSVDNGNQKVYSSGVKIPGLEWWLIQEIDYDAAVAPINNFTRTVYIVAGLGILTAFLVAGLAWWILTGVQSQRVAREFKALATQIDDQKRFIDSINANIDEFITLKDAEGRYTYVNDAFAHAVGRSREELIGMDAAAVFGFDTAKRLESIDQIVMRENRKETINEPIFLRSQRHQFQISKSPYCGSDGTCAGLVEVYRDITEFVAAQEQNKRLIKSAMEALGSTIEAADPYLGGHTKLLAGLSVEVAKALHLPEMDVAEIETAANLSQIGKMFVPNEILTKPGKLTDDEMALMEEHVEHAYRILKDIDIDEGVLLAIYQMNERLDGSGYPKQLKGDDTIMLARILSVLNVFCAMIRPRSYRGAKEPEQALGILSSETTKFDSAVVQALADVIKTPTGEKLLTPKE from the coding sequence ATGGCTGAACACACAACACAAACCGCTTCCGAGGTCCCGAAGTCCATTGGGGGAGCCAAGCAGGGCGTCAAGATAGGCGTTGTCCTTTCTTTTGTTCTGGTCATTTCATTGGGGATCCTCCTTCTTGCCAACCGGGCTGTCACTGGCAAGGAAGTCGGGGTTCTGGACAATTTGCAAAAACGATTCGACATTTTGACCCATGTCAGGAGCGAGGTTATCAGCTCCTTCCTTGACAATTTGTCTCACCATGGTGACCGGCTTATCAAATCGGATCTCTTTCGGTTGTACGCATCTGAAATCGATGAATTTGACGGCGACTTATCGAGCCTTTTCGGGACGATTTATGCCGAGGACGAAGTCGATGAAAGTGGCGTTGTCCTCGCTGAGCAGTTGCCCATGATGGAGAACATGCTCAGGGAGTTTTCAACGTATGCCGGGTTCATCAATGCGCGTATTTTGAGCCGGAGTGGTGAAGCGTATATCGCTACTGACGGGTATTTGCCTCCCATGAAGGATTCGCAAATTACTGATGCGCAGGCCGCGATTGAAACCAACAGACCGCGTTTTTCGCCGCTCAGGAAAACCGTGCAGGGCATTGTGATGGACGTGTATGTCCCTATTTACCCTCCGGATGCGGTTGGCGGAACTGATGAAGTTTCACCGGAAGGAGCGGTCGGTGTCCTGATGATGACCCGGCTTGTGTCCGGCAAGATTACGGAAATGCTGTCCAATTCAGCTTTGGACACCAAGGGCCAGAAAATACGGCTTGTCCAGAAGGATGGCGATATTTATCGGGAAGCGACTCCTTGGAATGTGGAAGGATTCAAGGAAGTCCCTAAAGGCATTACGCTTGATGCCGATGGGAATTTGCCTTTTGGCATCCGTCCGAGTGTCGATAACGGGAATCAGAAAGTGTATTCTTCGGGAGTGAAGATTCCGGGATTGGAGTGGTGGCTGATTCAGGAAATCGATTATGATGCTGCTGTTGCGCCAATCAATAATTTCACCCGGACCGTGTATATCGTGGCTGGTCTGGGGATTTTGACGGCATTTCTCGTGGCCGGTTTGGCCTGGTGGATTTTGACTGGAGTTCAAAGCCAACGAGTGGCCAGAGAGTTCAAGGCTTTGGCAACGCAGATTGATGATCAGAAACGGTTTATCGATTCCATCAACGCCAATATCGATGAGTTTATCACCCTCAAGGATGCGGAAGGACGGTATACCTATGTCAACGATGCCTTTGCCCATGCTGTCGGGCGGAGTAGGGAAGAGCTGATCGGCATGGATGCTGCTGCGGTTTTTGGTTTTGACACGGCGAAACGACTGGAATCAATCGATCAGATTGTCATGCGGGAAAACCGGAAAGAAACTATCAATGAACCTATTTTCCTGCGTTCGCAGCGGCATCAGTTCCAGATTTCCAAGTCTCCATATTGTGGCAGTGACGGAACGTGTGCAGGATTGGTTGAAGTGTACCGGGATATTACGGAATTCGTCGCGGCTCAGGAACAGAATAAACGACTCATCAAGAGTGCCATGGAGGCCTTGGGCAGTACCATTGAGGCGGCTGACCCGTATCTTGGTGGGCATACCAAGTTGTTGGCTGGTTTGTCTGTTGAAGTTGCCAAGGCGTTACATTTGCCTGAAATGGATGTGGCCGAGATCGAAACCGCGGCTAATTTGTCCCAGATCGGCAAGATGTTTGTGCCGAACGAGATTCTTACCAAGCCCGGCAAACTCACCGATGACGAAATGGCTCTCATGGAAGAGCATGTCGAACACGCGTATCGTATTCTCAAGGATATTGATATCGACGAAGGAGTGCTGCTGGCCATTTATCAGATGAACGAGCGTCTGGATGGGTCCGGATATCCCAAACAGCTCAAGGGGGACGACACGATCATGCTGGCGCGTATTTTGTCTGTTCTCAATGTTTTCTGCGCCATGATTCGTCCAAGATCTTATCGGGGTGCCAAAGAGCCTGAACAGGCTTTGGGGATTCTGTCCAGTGAGACGACGAAGTTTGACAGCGCCGTGGTCCAGGCTCTGGCCGATGTCATCAAGACTCCCACAGGTGAGAAATTGCTCACACCAAAAGAATAG
- a CDS encoding transglutaminase-like cysteine peptidase — protein sequence MTGKLGSHTVTRAVVCAVCIVFVLGVGTGVSFAAQKVKQPRLLGTMEFKGKIQKLPKWSRVVTKMKSWKGYFQDAKTANHPSKSKWYAVKTQLKSKPDKDKLKAVTKFFNQWPYRLDKANWGVSEYWATPWEFLRKSGDCEDYSIAKFYALQELGFSQDHMRIVAVKDSIRGIGHAVLAVYVGDDIYILDNQTNMVLSHEKYKHYIPQYSVNEKYRWMHVAPKKKSTFAKRKKSGTPSPKKATP from the coding sequence ATGACGGGGAAACTGGGAAGCCATACGGTGACCAGAGCCGTTGTGTGCGCTGTGTGCATCGTTTTCGTCCTTGGGGTGGGAACTGGTGTGAGTTTTGCCGCACAAAAAGTAAAACAACCCCGACTGTTGGGGACCATGGAATTCAAGGGAAAAATTCAGAAGTTGCCCAAGTGGTCGCGAGTGGTGACAAAAATGAAGTCGTGGAAAGGATATTTTCAGGACGCCAAGACCGCCAACCATCCGTCAAAATCCAAGTGGTACGCCGTGAAGACACAGCTCAAAAGTAAACCAGATAAGGATAAACTCAAGGCGGTAACCAAGTTTTTCAATCAATGGCCCTATCGGTTGGACAAGGCCAACTGGGGCGTCAGCGAGTATTGGGCGACTCCGTGGGAATTCTTGAGAAAATCAGGTGATTGCGAAGATTATTCAATCGCCAAGTTTTACGCGCTTCAGGAGCTTGGTTTTTCACAGGATCATATGCGTATTGTTGCAGTCAAGGATTCCATTCGAGGCATAGGACATGCTGTTTTGGCGGTCTATGTCGGTGACGATATCTACATCCTTGATAACCAGACGAACATGGTGCTGTCGCACGAAAAGTATAAACATTATATTCCGCAGTATTCCGTGAATGAAAAATATCGATGGATGCACGTTGCACCCAAAAAGAAAAGTACATTCGCCAAGAGAAAGAAGTCAGGCACGCCTTCCCCAAAGAAGGCGACACCATAA
- a CDS encoding HlyD family type I secretion periplasmic adaptor subunit: MSKHKEDREVLLFMSEVDQAMYGKGRRFAYIMSTAIVLLIIFFVIWAKLAVLDEVTRGFGRVIPSQRIQEIQNLEGGILSELFVQEGQTVNKDDILCRLHNEQAASYYRDAYAKALEHKAAIARLLAEVEDREPIFSEELKKEAPQLVQDQSRISRAQQEQLRIELGLLRDQYEQKQQEVSEMAGRKRQLQRSLDVAIKQRNITKPLVEKQIHSELDYLALEQRVVELRGDVEALALGIPRVKRAAKEALGRIEQRKAEFRSQSLEEINERRLELNSLTENLSSGGDRVTRTDVRSPVKGIVKHIMVNTLGGVIRPGESIMEVVPLDDSLLVEAEIKPSDIAFLHPGQKAQVKITAYDFSIYGGLEGTVENISADTIEDEKGENHYLVKVRTKQNAIVYRGQRLPIIPGMTAGVDVLTGKKSVLDYLLKPILKAKQNALRER; encoded by the coding sequence ATGAGCAAGCATAAAGAAGATAGAGAAGTTCTGCTGTTCATGAGTGAAGTGGACCAGGCCATGTATGGCAAGGGTCGCCGGTTCGCGTATATCATGTCTACAGCGATTGTGTTGTTGATCATCTTTTTTGTTATTTGGGCTAAATTAGCGGTGTTGGATGAAGTCACTCGTGGCTTTGGTCGAGTTATTCCTTCTCAGCGTATTCAGGAAATACAGAACCTTGAAGGGGGGATCCTGAGTGAATTGTTTGTTCAAGAAGGGCAAACAGTGAACAAGGACGATATATTGTGTCGTTTGCATAACGAACAGGCTGCCAGTTACTATCGAGATGCCTATGCCAAGGCTTTGGAACACAAGGCCGCTATCGCCCGACTTCTTGCCGAAGTCGAGGACAGGGAACCGATTTTCAGCGAGGAGCTGAAAAAGGAAGCCCCACAGTTGGTACAAGATCAATCGCGAATTTCCAGGGCACAGCAGGAGCAACTCAGAATTGAGTTGGGGTTGTTGCGCGATCAGTATGAGCAGAAACAGCAGGAAGTGAGCGAGATGGCCGGGCGTAAACGTCAATTGCAGCGCAGTCTGGACGTCGCCATCAAGCAGCGGAATATTACCAAGCCTTTGGTTGAAAAACAAATCCATTCGGAATTGGATTATCTGGCGTTGGAGCAGCGTGTTGTCGAATTGCGTGGTGATGTCGAGGCCTTGGCTTTGGGGATTCCCCGGGTAAAGCGGGCTGCCAAGGAGGCGCTTGGTCGGATCGAGCAACGCAAGGCTGAGTTTCGGAGTCAATCGCTGGAAGAAATCAACGAGCGTCGGCTTGAACTGAATTCTCTGACAGAAAATCTCAGTTCGGGCGGAGATCGTGTGACTCGGACCGATGTGCGGTCGCCGGTCAAGGGAATTGTCAAACATATCATGGTCAATACGTTGGGCGGTGTTATCCGTCCCGGCGAGTCCATCATGGAAGTGGTGCCGCTGGATGATTCGTTATTAGTCGAGGCGGAAATCAAGCCGTCGGATATTGCCTTCCTGCATCCTGGACAAAAGGCGCAGGTCAAGATCACAGCGTATGATTTTTCCATATATGGAGGCCTTGAAGGGACTGTCGAAAATATCAGCGCGGATACGATTGAAGATGAAAAGGGTGAAAATCATTACCTCGTGAAGGTGCGGACCAAACAGAACGCCATCGTGTACCGGGGCCAACGATTGCCGATTATTCCGGGTATGACTGCTGGTGTTGATGTCCTGACCGGAAAGAAATCCGTTCTGGATTATTTGTTGAAACCTATTCTCAAGGCAAAGCAGAACGCGTTGAGGGAGCGTTGA
- a CDS encoding type I secretion system permease/ATPase, producing MSSSENASGQPGQPGQPGQPGQSGQPMPGQPGQPEPIKVEADERLSPKDIDFQPPLVICLSIISRLLGKPVSSATLKAGIPQQEGVITAASIVRSAERIGIRAKTVYREKLRSITRLILPCILLLRGGNACVLLETSDETARVVLPGHGMDETEIPLEKLEEEYTGYAIFCHRHSKLDKRVSGLKLLKTKRWFWGVIGRFWPIYKHVVGASIMTNIIIVASPLFVMNVYDRVIPNNAMETLWALAIGIAIAYVFDFLLKNLRSYFVDVAGRNADVIIGSRIMNHLMSARLDHMPESAGAVANNIREFESLREFFGSSSLVALIDLPFLFLFIFVIYFIGGPIAYPIFIAVPIVILVGLFLQIPFQRIIEDHYKESTQKHALLFEIVQGLETIKTSMAEGRMQARWESVVGMSALSNSRAKIMANISISFSVFITQMVSVAVVIIGVFLISKGELTVGGLIACNILSGRAMAPLSAVAGLLSRFQQSRMALNALDMLMEMPSERPDEKETFHYGEIEPSLTMTDVSFSYPGTDKAVLHDVNFKLAPGEKVGIVGRTGAGKSTLGKLCVGLYQPVEGAVQLGDIDLRQMDVADLRRKVGYISQDSLLFYGTLKDNIAFGLPEADDQSINFAADISGVNDFVRDHPAGFGMMVGERGSSLSGGQRQAVTIARAVLPDPEILIMDEPSSNMDNQSEFRLKERLRPFVEDKTLIVITHRHSMLDLVDRLVIMDRGKIVVDGPKKAVLDGLKSGKIKVSL from the coding sequence TTGTCTTCAAGCGAAAATGCGTCCGGCCAACCCGGCCAACCCGGCCAACCCGGTCAGCCCGGTCAATCAGGGCAACCCATGCCGGGACAACCTGGCCAGCCAGAGCCGATCAAGGTTGAGGCGGACGAACGGTTATCGCCCAAGGATATCGATTTTCAGCCTCCATTGGTGATTTGTCTGTCCATTATCAGCCGTCTGCTTGGCAAGCCGGTCTCTTCGGCCACGCTCAAGGCCGGGATTCCCCAACAGGAAGGCGTGATTACCGCGGCTTCCATTGTCCGGTCCGCAGAACGCATCGGTATTCGGGCCAAGACCGTGTACCGTGAAAAATTGCGGAGCATCACTCGCCTCATTTTGCCGTGCATCCTGTTGTTGCGTGGCGGCAATGCCTGTGTGCTTTTGGAAACATCGGATGAGACCGCCCGGGTTGTTCTGCCTGGTCACGGAATGGATGAAACGGAAATTCCGTTGGAAAAGCTTGAAGAAGAATACACCGGCTATGCCATTTTCTGTCATCGACATTCCAAGCTCGACAAGCGGGTGTCCGGACTGAAATTGCTCAAGACAAAGCGGTGGTTCTGGGGTGTGATCGGACGGTTTTGGCCCATTTACAAACACGTTGTGGGCGCGTCCATCATGACCAACATCATTATCGTGGCGTCGCCATTGTTTGTCATGAACGTGTACGACCGGGTCATTCCAAATAATGCCATGGAAACGCTGTGGGCCTTGGCCATTGGAATCGCCATCGCCTATGTTTTTGATTTTTTGTTGAAAAATTTGCGCAGCTATTTCGTGGATGTCGCGGGTCGAAACGCGGATGTCATCATCGGCAGCCGGATCATGAATCATCTCATGTCGGCCCGGCTCGATCACATGCCGGAATCCGCTGGAGCCGTGGCCAACAATATTCGTGAGTTCGAGTCGCTGCGTGAATTTTTTGGATCGTCATCGCTGGTTGCGTTGATTGATCTGCCGTTTTTATTTTTGTTTATCTTCGTCATTTATTTCATTGGCGGCCCGATTGCCTATCCCATTTTCATCGCGGTTCCCATCGTGATTCTCGTTGGGTTGTTTCTTCAGATTCCCTTTCAGCGGATTATTGAAGATCATTATAAGGAATCCACCCAGAAACACGCCCTGTTGTTCGAGATTGTTCAGGGACTTGAAACCATCAAGACCAGTATGGCCGAGGGCCGTATGCAGGCGCGGTGGGAAAGTGTGGTGGGGATGTCCGCCTTGTCCAATAGCCGGGCCAAAATCATGGCTAATATCTCGATTTCATTTTCCGTGTTTATCACGCAGATGGTGTCGGTGGCTGTGGTCATTATCGGTGTCTTTCTGATTTCCAAGGGAGAACTGACCGTGGGTGGGCTGATTGCCTGTAATATCCTGTCCGGACGGGCCATGGCCCCATTGAGTGCCGTGGCCGGATTGCTGTCTCGTTTCCAACAGTCCAGAATGGCGCTGAACGCACTTGATATGCTCATGGAGATGCCCAGTGAGCGGCCAGATGAGAAAGAGACATTTCATTATGGAGAAATTGAACCTTCCCTGACTATGACGGATGTCTCGTTCAGTTATCCCGGCACGGACAAGGCCGTGCTGCATGATGTCAATTTTAAATTGGCCCCCGGTGAAAAAGTGGGCATTGTCGGACGGACCGGAGCCGGTAAGAGCACGCTGGGCAAATTGTGTGTCGGGTTGTACCAGCCGGTTGAAGGTGCTGTTCAACTCGGTGATATCGATTTGCGCCAGATGGATGTGGCGGACTTGCGCCGAAAGGTCGGGTACATTTCACAGGACAGCCTGCTTTTTTATGGCACCTTGAAAGACAATATCGCTTTTGGCTTGCCCGAGGCTGATGACCAATCCATCAATTTTGCGGCGGATATCTCCGGGGTGAACGACTTTGTCCGTGATCATCCAGCAGGGTTCGGCATGATGGTCGGTGAGCGTGGCTCTTCATTGTCTGGCGGGCAACGCCAGGCCGTGACCATTGCCCGGGCCGTCCTGCCTGATCCGGAAATTCTCATCATGGATGAACCGTCAAGCAACATGGACAACCAGTCTGAATTCCGGCTCAAGGAACGGCTTCGGCCTTTTGTGGAGGATAAGACCCTGATCGTTATTACCCACCGGCATTCCATGCTTGATCTCGTTGATAGGCTGGTTATCATGGACAGAGGGAAGATCGTGGTGGATGGCCCGAAAAAAGCTGTTCTCGATGGTTTGAAATCCGGTAAAATCAAAGTTTCCCTGTGA
- a CDS encoding YgiQ family radical SAM protein: MQHQTRHIKQPSVLPMSREEMDHLGWHELDILLITGDGYVDHPSFGAALLGRWLIHHGFRTGIIAQPAWDKPDDVIRMGRPRLFAGVTSGSLDSMLAHYTAFRKKRSDDAYTPGGKAGARPNRASMAYTNVVQRAFPGLPVILGGIEGSLRRISHYDFWSDSVRRSILLDSKATAITYGMAENSIVNLAETIETILQESGEINIKALRPQLLGVPGLVVAGSAKDVPTDIPIITLPSHEAILANPQELIKATQLLEKQVHQNKAMAVQETAGRMVMLTPPGPLLDTAGLDELAELPFSRLPHPSYTQRIPAADMIQTSVTTHRGCSGGCSFCTLALHQGRTIRSRSKRSLLKEVTAITKVKGWKGSISDVGGPSANMWGAHCAGDQSTCTRPSCMTPKICKHYRVAQKDFVNLLRAVNDVQSVKHVRVASGWRIDLAVTDMPALTGMIREFVGGQAKVAPEHQVDHVLKLMRKPGFETFEKFLDLFWKESRKAGKQQYVIPYLMSAFPGCTEDDMHTLGDWLKSQGWKPEQVQCFIPLPGTAAAAMFHAETDLKGNPIHVAKTDAERLRQHAILMPNTGRPPKGKSHAHKHHDHPQKGDMDKRGRSRKR; the protein is encoded by the coding sequence ATGCAACATCAAACAAGACATATCAAACAACCGTCTGTCCTGCCCATGTCCCGTGAAGAAATGGACCACCTGGGTTGGCACGAATTGGATATACTCCTCATTACCGGCGATGGCTATGTGGATCACCCCTCATTCGGCGCGGCTCTCTTGGGCCGCTGGCTGATACATCACGGGTTCCGAACCGGCATTATCGCCCAACCCGCATGGGATAAACCCGACGATGTCATACGCATGGGCCGTCCTCGACTGTTTGCCGGTGTAACCTCCGGTTCACTGGACTCCATGCTCGCGCACTACACCGCATTTCGAAAAAAGCGGTCGGACGACGCGTACACCCCCGGCGGCAAGGCCGGTGCCCGTCCAAACCGCGCATCAATGGCCTACACCAACGTGGTCCAACGCGCCTTTCCCGGGCTCCCGGTCATTCTGGGAGGCATCGAAGGGTCGCTCCGTCGAATTTCCCATTATGATTTTTGGTCTGATTCAGTCCGCCGTTCGATTCTTCTGGACTCAAAGGCCACAGCCATCACCTATGGCATGGCCGAAAATTCCATCGTGAACCTCGCGGAAACCATTGAAACAATTCTCCAAGAATCCGGCGAAATAAACATCAAGGCTCTTCGGCCACAACTGCTCGGCGTTCCCGGACTGGTGGTCGCAGGCTCGGCCAAAGATGTTCCCACAGATATCCCAATTATCACGCTGCCCTCGCATGAAGCGATACTGGCCAACCCGCAAGAGCTTATCAAGGCGACGCAACTGTTGGAAAAACAGGTGCATCAAAACAAGGCCATGGCCGTCCAGGAAACAGCGGGCCGCATGGTCATGCTCACCCCGCCCGGCCCCCTGCTCGACACTGCGGGACTGGACGAACTTGCCGAACTGCCATTTTCCCGATTGCCACATCCGTCCTATACCCAACGCATCCCGGCGGCGGACATGATTCAAACCAGTGTGACCACTCATCGAGGCTGTTCCGGCGGCTGTTCCTTCTGTACGTTGGCACTCCATCAGGGACGCACCATTCGTTCCCGGAGTAAGCGGTCCCTTCTCAAGGAAGTCACGGCCATCACCAAAGTCAAGGGCTGGAAAGGCTCCATTTCCGACGTGGGCGGTCCCAGTGCCAACATGTGGGGCGCACACTGCGCCGGAGATCAATCCACCTGTACCCGTCCGAGTTGCATGACACCGAAGATATGCAAGCATTACCGGGTAGCACAAAAAGATTTCGTCAATCTGCTTCGAGCAGTCAATGACGTACAATCCGTCAAACACGTCCGAGTGGCATCAGGCTGGAGAATCGACCTTGCCGTGACAGACATGCCCGCGCTCACTGGCATGATCCGGGAATTCGTGGGGGGACAGGCCAAGGTCGCACCCGAGCATCAGGTCGACCATGTGCTCAAACTCATGCGAAAACCTGGATTTGAAACCTTTGAAAAATTTCTGGATCTTTTCTGGAAAGAATCTCGCAAAGCCGGAAAGCAGCAATATGTCATTCCTTATCTCATGTCCGCCTTTCCCGGGTGTACAGAGGACGACATGCACACCTTGGGCGACTGGCTCAAATCCCAAGGCTGGAAACCGGAACAGGTGCAGTGCTTCATTCCCCTGCCCGGAACGGCGGCCGCAGCCATGTTTCATGCCGAAACCGACCTGAAAGGCAACCCCATTCACGTGGCCAAGACCGATGCCGAACGGCTCCGGCAACACGCCATTCTCATGCCCAACACGGGAAGACCTCCCAAAGGGAAATCGCACGCACACAAGCACCATGACCACCCGCAAAAAGGTGACATGGACAAACGCGGACGATCCAGGAAAAGATAG
- a CDS encoding dual specificity protein phosphatase family protein — translation MSKKGSFAYQVTWVTDQLGVGHAPMSHPQLEAIHAQGVDAILNLCGEFCDLHDIEKEAGFEVHYLPLDDEEAPSLIELEKTLAWLDEAIYLGKKVLIHCRHGIGRTGTVLNAYLLRRGLGHKLAGRALKRLKSKPANFVQWRTVRKYGKQSGRLNIREPSLEFKRLVDLSPFFNDYEELAQRLEEQVETVNGIACGLDHHECCTTPVSLTLAEAVHISHRINLELTGEERLAVIEKAVKTAQAERSAVNDLDEDQGGEYCLSEVGAVCPLLKNDQCMLFEHRPLQCRAFGLDQSEDGGLWGELLTPALDKISSEIWFAYTGSMAHVKMPHFALPDVVSGKFVETIFKYMMEQGLE, via the coding sequence ATGAGTAAAAAGGGTTCGTTTGCTTATCAAGTGACATGGGTGACAGACCAGCTTGGGGTGGGACACGCTCCCATGAGCCATCCCCAGTTGGAAGCCATTCATGCCCAGGGAGTGGACGCAATTCTTAATTTATGTGGTGAATTCTGCGATTTGCATGATATTGAAAAGGAAGCAGGGTTCGAAGTTCATTATTTGCCGCTGGATGACGAAGAGGCTCCGAGTCTCATCGAGTTGGAAAAGACCTTGGCCTGGTTGGATGAAGCCATTTATCTCGGTAAAAAGGTCTTGATCCATTGTCGGCACGGCATCGGCCGTACCGGAACCGTCTTGAATGCGTATCTGTTGCGACGTGGGCTTGGGCATAAGTTGGCAGGTCGTGCGCTCAAGCGACTCAAAAGTAAACCCGCCAATTTTGTCCAGTGGAGAACCGTTCGGAAATATGGCAAACAATCTGGTCGATTGAATATTCGGGAGCCGTCGCTTGAATTTAAGCGATTGGTCGATCTTTCCCCCTTTTTCAATGATTATGAAGAATTGGCGCAGCGTCTGGAGGAGCAGGTCGAGACGGTGAACGGTATTGCCTGCGGGTTGGACCATCATGAATGTTGTACTACGCCAGTCAGCCTGACATTGGCCGAAGCGGTTCACATCAGCCATCGGATTAATTTGGAATTGACCGGGGAAGAACGGCTCGCAGTCATTGAAAAGGCCGTGAAAACCGCACAGGCAGAACGCAGTGCCGTCAATGATCTGGATGAGGATCAGGGGGGCGAATATTGCCTGTCCGAAGTCGGTGCTGTCTGTCCGCTTCTTAAAAATGATCAGTGCATGTTGTTCGAACACCGTCCGTTGCAGTGTCGGGCGTTCGGGCTGGACCAGAGTGAGGATGGTGGACTCTGGGGAGAGCTGCTCACCCCGGCTCTGGACAAGATTTCTTCGGAAATTTGGTTTGCCTATACCGGGTCCATGGCCCATGTCAAAATGCCGCATTTCGCCTTGCCGGACGTGGTGTCCGGCAAGTTTGTCGAAACGATTTTCAAGTACATGATGGAGCAGGGATTGGAGTAG